In a single window of the Campylobacter fetus subsp. testudinum 03-427 genome:
- the iscU gene encoding iron-sulfur cluster assembly scaffold protein IscU (Pfam matches to PF01592.12 NifU_N, and to PF01106.13 NifU, and to PF04324.11 Fer2_BFD) → MAKGNLISGNIWEEYSQKVQDAMNHPKNMGEITEEQADAMGCELIIADHGAESCGDAVRLYWAVEKNTDIIKDAKFKSFGCGTAIASSDYMAELCKGKTVDEAVKITNIDVEKAMRDTPDIPAVPPQKMHCSVMAYDVIKAAAASYKGVDPEHFEDEIIVCECARVSLGTIKEVIKLNDLKTVEDITKYTKAGAFCKSCIKPGGHEKREYYLVDILAETRAEMEAERLKAVANAKISGSGLDSDLSFEELTVVKQLKAVEAVIDENIRPMLVMDGGNMEILDIKKEDTDGKIDIYIRYLGACSGCASGATGTLYAIENILQENLSPNIRVLPV, encoded by the coding sequence ATGGCTAAAGGTAACTTAATAAGCGGAAATATATGGGAAGAGTATTCACAAAAGGTGCAAGATGCTATGAATCATCCAAAAAATATGGGTGAAATCACAGAAGAACAAGCAGACGCGATGGGCTGTGAGCTCATCATAGCAGATCATGGAGCTGAAAGTTGTGGGGACGCTGTTAGATTATATTGGGCTGTGGAGAAAAACACAGACATTATAAAAGACGCCAAATTTAAAAGTTTTGGTTGCGGAACGGCTATAGCAAGTAGCGACTATATGGCTGAGCTTTGTAAAGGAAAAACAGTAGATGAAGCCGTTAAGATAACAAATATAGATGTTGAAAAAGCTATGCGCGATACTCCTGACATACCAGCAGTACCACCACAAAAAATGCACTGCTCGGTTATGGCATACGATGTTATAAAAGCTGCCGCAGCTAGTTATAAAGGTGTGGATCCAGAGCATTTTGAAGATGAAATAATCGTTTGTGAGTGTGCTAGAGTAAGTCTTGGAACTATAAAAGAAGTTATCAAGCTAAATGATCTTAAAACAGTAGAAGATATAACTAAATACACAAAAGCAGGTGCGTTTTGTAAGTCATGTATAAAGCCTGGAGGTCACGAAAAAAGAGAATATTATTTAGTCGATATCTTAGCAGAAACCAGAGCAGAAATGGAAGCTGAGAGGCTAAAAGCTGTAGCTAACGCCAAAATAAGCGGAAGCGGACTTGATAGTGATCTTAGTTTTGAAGAGCTAACAGTTGTAAAACAGTTAAAAGCCGTAGAAGCCGTGATCGATGAAAATATACGCCCGATGCTTGTTATGGATGGCGGAAATATGGAAATTTTGGATATTAAAAAAGAAGACACCGATGGCAAAATAGATATTTATATAAGATATCTTGGAGCTTGCAGCGGTTGTGCGAGCGGAGCTACTGGAACCTTATATGCGATAGAAAATATCTTGCAAGAAAATCTTAGTCCAAATATCAGAGTACTTCCGGTCTGA
- the clpP gene encoding ATP-dependent ClpAP/ClpXP protease, proteolytic subunit ClpP (Pfam match to PF00574.19 CLP_protease) yields the protein MSYYIPYVVERTSKGERSYDIYSRLLKDRIIMLSGEIEDAMASAIVAQMLFLEAEDPDKDIYLYINSPGGVVTSGFSIYDTMNYIKPDVCTICIGQAASMGAFLLSCGTKGKRYALPNSRIMIHQPLGGARGQATDIEIQAKEILRLKEVLNSTLAKNTGQKLAKIAKDTDRDFFMSAHEAAEYGLIDNVLEKSFK from the coding sequence ATGAGTTATTATATCCCTTACGTAGTTGAAAGAACTAGCAAGGGCGAGAGAAGTTACGATATATACTCTCGCCTTTTAAAAGATCGTATTATAATGCTAAGCGGCGAGATAGAAGATGCGATGGCAAGTGCCATAGTAGCTCAAATGCTATTTTTAGAAGCTGAAGATCCTGATAAGGATATATATCTATATATCAATAGCCCAGGCGGAGTCGTAACGAGTGGATTTAGTATATATGATACTATGAATTATATAAAACCGGACGTTTGTACTATTTGTATAGGACAAGCTGCTAGTATGGGCGCTTTTTTACTTAGTTGTGGAACAAAAGGAAAGAGATATGCTTTACCGAATTCTCGTATAATGATCCATCAGCCTTTAGGCGGTGCTAGAGGTCAAGCAACAGATATAGAAATTCAAGCGAAAGAAATTTTACGCTTAAAAGAGGTATTAAATAGTACTTTGGCTAAAAATACAGGTCAAAAACTTGCTAAAATAGCCAAAGATACAGATAGAGACTTTTTTATGAGTGCTCATGAGGCAGCTGAGTATGGACTTATAGATAATGTCTTGGAGAAAAGCTTTAAATAA
- the tig gene encoding trigger factor (peptidyl-prolyl cis /trans isomerase, chaperone) (Pfam matches to PF05698.10 Trigger_C, and to PF05697.9 Trigger_N, and to PF00254.24 FKBP_C) — MEVKAKLLNTANAAAQTEVKASELNAKVENLAKKAAKNIKIDGFRKGKVPVAQVLKRYGKDLENDAKSEIFRDIVNESLKLIAKKSSDIIGEPMILKFDEKDGNIDIELEISFKPEVKVDGYEEIIPEYATPKVTKKEIEEKINEFLKMIAPLEKVEKDSLEKGDFAKFDFEGFVDGEAFEGGTAENYLLEIGSGQFIPGFEDGMLGLKVGEQKDVNVTFPAEYGAAHLAGKPAVFKVKLHEIQGKKAGKLDEETLKKLMPNEENPTAQQLEDRIKEQIRADKFQKLLNEDLKPKFADKAVEKFKFDLPNNIVEQEIDMQFRSAWGNFSEDEMKKFREDKEALKKQRETYKDEAIKSVKLTFIIDELAKQKGITVSDNELLQAVYFEAYRYGIDPKEHLESYKKQGMLPAVKMAMIEEKLFNNLFKSGTKEDKGE; from the coding sequence ATGGAAGTTAAAGCAAAACTTTTAAACACAGCAAATGCTGCTGCGCAAACTGAAGTTAAAGCAAGTGAGCTTAACGCCAAGGTTGAAAATTTAGCCAAGAAAGCTGCTAAAAATATAAAAATTGATGGTTTTAGAAAAGGAAAAGTTCCAGTTGCGCAAGTGCTAAAAAGATATGGAAAAGACTTAGAAAATGATGCTAAAAGTGAAATATTTAGAGATATAGTAAATGAGAGCTTAAAATTGATCGCTAAAAAATCTAGCGATATAATCGGTGAGCCTATGATACTTAAATTTGATGAAAAAGATGGAAATATAGATATCGAGCTTGAAATTTCATTCAAACCAGAAGTTAAAGTAGATGGTTATGAAGAGATTATTCCTGAATACGCAACTCCAAAAGTCACTAAAAAAGAGATCGAAGAGAAGATAAACGAGTTTTTAAAAATGATAGCTCCTCTTGAAAAAGTTGAAAAAGATAGTTTAGAAAAAGGCGATTTTGCTAAATTTGACTTTGAGGGATTTGTAGATGGTGAAGCTTTTGAGGGCGGGACAGCAGAAAACTATCTTCTTGAGATAGGAAGCGGACAGTTTATACCGGGATTTGAAGATGGTATGTTGGGTTTAAAAGTAGGTGAGCAAAAAGATGTAAATGTTACGTTCCCTGCTGAGTATGGAGCTGCTCATCTTGCTGGAAAACCTGCTGTTTTTAAAGTAAAATTACATGAAATTCAAGGTAAAAAAGCTGGAAAATTAGACGAAGAAACTCTTAAAAAATTAATGCCTAATGAAGAAAATCCAACTGCCCAGCAACTAGAAGATAGGATCAAAGAGCAGATCAGAGCAGATAAATTTCAAAAACTTTTAAATGAGGATCTAAAACCTAAATTTGCAGATAAAGCAGTAGAAAAGTTTAAATTTGATCTACCTAATAACATAGTAGAGCAAGAGATAGATATGCAATTTAGAAGCGCTTGGGGAAATTTTAGCGAAGATGAGATGAAAAAATTCCGCGAAGACAAAGAAGCTCTTAAAAAACAGAGAGAAACTTATAAAGACGAAGCTATAAAAAGTGTTAAGCTCACGTTTATCATAGATGAATTAGCAAAGCAAAAAGGTATCACCGTAAGTGATAATGAGCTTTTGCAAGCGGTATATTTTGAAGCTTATAGATACGGCATTGATCCAAAAGAGCATTTAGAAAGCTACAAAAAGCAAGGTATGCTTCCAGCTGTTAAAATGGCGATGATAGAAGAGAAATTGTTTAATAATTTATTTAAAAGCGGTACTAAAGAAGATAAGGGCGAATAA
- a CDS encoding hemerythrin-like metal-binding domain protein (Pfam match to PF01814.19 Hemerythrin) — translation MIPVWDDKYSIGNNGIDKQHKKLFELAKKAYIYANKNISRDDIRNIITEFFEYMKEHFRDEEVYMELIEYPYLEQHAAIHKDIISSMSNLIKTAKNVNDLKENLVVIAEKWLLEHILHHDIRIEEWRKLQLNNPNKPSTTKKYKYTCGCPNKIHIVSIAIHNKIIQGKKYSCMICNSEIKIKD, via the coding sequence ATGATACCAGTATGGGACGATAAATATAGCATAGGAAATAATGGTATAGATAAGCAGCATAAAAAGCTATTTGAACTTGCAAAAAAAGCATATATTTATGCTAATAAAAATATCTCAAGAGATGATATTAGAAATATAATAACTGAATTTTTTGAATATATGAAAGAGCATTTTAGAGATGAAGAAGTCTATATGGAGCTTATAGAGTATCCGTATTTGGAGCAACACGCCGCCATTCACAAAGATATCATAAGTAGTATGTCAAATCTCATAAAAACTGCAAAAAATGTAAATGATCTAAAAGAAAATTTAGTCGTTATAGCTGAAAAATGGCTTCTTGAACATATACTTCATCACGATATCAGAATCGAAGAATGGAGAAAACTACAACTTAACAATCCAAATAAACCAAGCACAACAAAAAAATACAAATACACATGCGGTTGCCCAAATAAAATACACATAGTATCTATAGCCATACACAACAAAATAATACAAGGCAAAAAATACTCCTGCATGATTTGTAATAGCGAGATAAAAATAAAAGATTAA
- the def gene encoding peptide deformylase (Pfam match to PF01327.17 Pep_deformylase): MVLDVITYPDKRLFEKSVDVVKFDDELAKFLDDMYDTMIAKNGIGLAAIQVGRPIRVFIINLINEDEIQDKNDLLEIINPKFISKCGEIVYQEGCLSVPGYYEDVKRAKDIKIQFQDRFGNLKELEADGLLSVAIQHENDHLDGRLFIEKIGFNKRKKFDKEYKKKSKLKPI, from the coding sequence ATGGTTTTAGATGTAATTACTTATCCTGATAAAAGACTTTTTGAAAAAAGTGTTGATGTTGTCAAATTTGATGATGAACTAGCAAAGTTTTTAGATGATATGTATGATACAATGATAGCAAAAAACGGTATAGGATTGGCTGCGATACAAGTCGGTAGGCCAATTAGGGTTTTTATAATAAATTTAATAAACGAAGATGAAATACAAGATAAAAATGATCTTTTAGAGATAATAAATCCAAAATTTATATCCAAATGTGGTGAAATCGTATATCAAGAAGGTTGCCTTAGCGTACCTGGATACTATGAAGACGTGAAGCGTGCTAAAGATATCAAAATACAGTTTCAAGATAGATTTGGAAATTTAAAAGAGTTAGAAGCCGATGGTCTATTGTCTGTGGCTATTCAGCATGAAAATGATCATTTAGATGGACGTCTTTTTATAGAAAAAATCGGATTTAACAAACGCAAAAAATTTGATAAAGAGTACAAGAAAAAATCAAAGCTAAAACCGATATGA
- a CDS encoding Cache sensor-containing MCP-domain signal transduction protein (Pfam matches to PF00015.17 MCPsignal, and to PF02743.14 Cache_1, and to PF00015.17 MCPsignal) has protein sequence MLFFNKSIASKISIGVSLLFAIALISFTYINYIDSKDNSIKLLSLERQKAVAGSENILNIELEFDYKKAKQIAKQISNPNLTREDVKNILKTTNDVAEFSSIHMIYESDGNLYKSDGTIKEANDIYDARKSWWYQEALKEKKPIITDPYQCLDNNTYITLATPIYIENKFVGVLGINLEAENLSEKIIKLGETKGGYIMILDSDGKIIMHQEKDKIGKSPNSTLSIVNNFQNKNIDKYGMISYKRSNGNENIADCMNSKYSDWIICASMDKNIFEEGINNILKKQLWMSALYIIISSIIVLILTKRYLKPINNIVFGLKNFFDFLNHKNDNPKDINLKSNDEFGVMAQMINDNIAIVKEGIKKDAQLVNESLQKVKEVEEGNLKVRIVNVPTSPQLNKLKDVLNSMLEVLEQKVGSDINVIQKIFDNFKNLDFTSNIPNAKGEVEKVINTLGKDITKMLKDNLKQADTLQTKANNLKDFVIMLNESSKNQASSLGESAAAVEEMSSSMTSINERTIEVIKQSEDIKNIITIIRDIADQTNLLALNAAIEAARAGDQGRGFAVVADEVRKLAERTGKSLAEIEANVNILSQSINDMSQSIKEQTEAMDQINHSVANVDELTKQNVCIVNDTNKISIEVENIANSIVNDVKKNKF, from the coding sequence ATGTTATTTTTCAACAAAAGCATAGCAAGCAAAATCTCCATAGGCGTATCCTTACTTTTTGCAATCGCACTGATAAGTTTTACATACATCAACTATATAGATTCAAAAGATAACTCTATAAAGCTTCTCTCTTTAGAAAGGCAAAAAGCAGTTGCTGGATCTGAAAATATACTAAATATCGAGCTGGAATTTGATTATAAAAAAGCAAAGCAGATAGCAAAGCAGATATCAAATCCAAATTTAACTCGCGAAGACGTTAAAAACATACTAAAAACCACAAACGATGTAGCGGAATTTTCATCTATACATATGATATATGAATCAGACGGGAATTTATACAAATCAGATGGAACCATAAAAGAAGCAAACGACATATATGACGCAAGAAAAAGCTGGTGGTATCAAGAAGCTTTAAAAGAAAAGAAACCTATAATCACAGATCCTTATCAATGTTTAGACAATAATACATATATAACTTTAGCAACTCCGATATATATAGAAAATAAATTTGTAGGAGTTTTAGGTATAAATTTAGAAGCTGAGAATTTGAGTGAAAAGATCATAAAACTAGGAGAGACAAAAGGCGGATATATAATGATATTGGATTCAGATGGAAAAATCATTATGCATCAAGAAAAAGATAAAATAGGAAAATCGCCAAACTCTACTTTAAGCATCGTAAATAACTTTCAAAATAAAAATATCGATAAATACGGAATGATAAGCTACAAAAGATCAAACGGAAATGAAAATATCGCAGATTGTATGAATTCAAAGTATAGCGACTGGATAATTTGCGCATCTATGGATAAAAATATTTTTGAAGAAGGGATAAATAATATACTAAAAAAACAGCTATGGATGTCTGCGCTATATATTATTATCTCATCGATTATAGTATTAATTCTGACTAAAAGATATCTAAAACCGATAAATAATATAGTATTTGGTCTCAAAAATTTCTTTGATTTTTTAAATCATAAAAACGATAACCCTAAAGATATAAATTTAAAATCAAACGATGAGTTTGGAGTTATGGCTCAAATGATAAATGACAATATAGCTATCGTTAAAGAAGGTATCAAAAAAGACGCTCAATTAGTTAATGAGTCTTTACAAAAAGTTAAAGAAGTTGAGGAAGGAAATTTAAAAGTAAGAATAGTAAATGTTCCTACTTCGCCTCAGCTAAACAAACTAAAAGATGTTTTAAACTCTATGCTAGAAGTGCTTGAGCAAAAAGTCGGAAGCGATATAAATGTTATACAAAAAATATTTGATAATTTTAAAAATCTTGATTTTACCTCTAATATACCTAATGCTAAAGGCGAAGTTGAAAAGGTAATAAATACTTTAGGAAAAGATATAACTAAAATGTTAAAAGATAACCTAAAACAAGCAGATACTCTGCAAACTAAAGCCAACAATTTAAAAGATTTTGTAATTATGTTAAATGAGAGTTCAAAAAATCAAGCTAGTTCATTAGGGGAAAGTGCAGCTGCAGTTGAAGAGATGAGTAGTTCTATGACTTCGATCAACGAACGTACTATAGAAGTTATAAAACAATCAGAAGATATAAAAAACATTATAACAATCATCAGAGATATAGCAGATCAAACAAATTTACTAGCACTCAATGCGGCGATAGAAGCGGCGCGCGCTGGAGATCAAGGTAGAGGATTTGCAGTTGTGGCGGATGAAGTACGAAAACTTGCTGAAAGAACAGGGAAATCACTAGCAGAAATTGAAGCAAATGTAAATATACTAAGCCAGAGCATAAACGATATGAGCCAAAGTATCAAAGAGCAAACTGAGGCGATGGATCAGATAAATCACTCTGTTGCCAATGTAGATGAGCTAACAAAACAAAATGTTTGTATAGTAAATGATACAAACAAAATCTCCATTGAAGTAGAAAATATAGCAAATTCAATAGTCAATGATGTGAAAAAAAATAAATTTTAA
- the fliI gene encoding flagellar export apparatus, flagellum-specific ATP synthase FliI (Pfam match to PF00006.21 ATP-synt_ab), translating into MSLENIKSKLSKNKSLSSIFGIITKITTNNMEITGLRPSIGDIVRIVSIDGNKNELGMVTGLNQTGASVSPFGFVEGFKIGDRVYASDQGMSIPVGESLLGRVVDPFMNPKDSKGAIEATTYVPIMQTPIPAMKRGLINEPFSVGVKTIDGLLTCGKGQKLGIFAGSGVGKSTLMGMIVKNSVAPIKVVALIGERGREVPEFIEKNLNGDLSDTVIIVATSDDSPLMRKYGAFCAMSVAEYFKSSGRDVLFIMDSVTRFAMAQREIGLALGEPPTSKGYPPSVLTILPQLMERAGKEEGKGSITAFFTVLVEGDDMSDPIADQSRSILDGHIVLSRELTDFGIYPPINILNSASRVMGDVTSKEHRANASKFKRLFSMLKENEVLIRIGAYQKGIDKELDSAISKKGFMEEFMKQNPTEGFKFEDTIKMLEGIK; encoded by the coding sequence TTGAGTTTAGAAAATATTAAAAGCAAACTTAGTAAAAATAAGAGCTTATCTAGTATATTTGGCATCATCACAAAAATCACTACAAATAATATGGAGATAACAGGGCTTCGACCAAGCATAGGCGATATCGTACGAATAGTAAGCATAGATGGAAATAAAAACGAGCTCGGTATGGTAACTGGACTAAATCAAACAGGAGCTAGCGTAAGTCCTTTTGGATTTGTAGAAGGATTTAAAATAGGAGATCGCGTATATGCTAGTGATCAAGGTATGAGCATACCAGTAGGCGAGTCGCTTTTAGGTAGAGTAGTAGATCCGTTTATGAATCCAAAAGATTCCAAAGGTGCGATAGAAGCTACAACTTATGTTCCCATAATGCAGACGCCTATTCCTGCTATGAAAAGAGGACTTATAAATGAGCCTTTTAGTGTCGGAGTAAAAACTATAGATGGACTTTTAACATGTGGTAAAGGTCAAAAATTAGGTATTTTTGCAGGAAGCGGAGTTGGAAAATCAACTCTAATGGGAATGATCGTAAAAAACTCAGTAGCACCGATAAAAGTTGTAGCTCTTATAGGTGAGCGTGGGCGTGAAGTGCCTGAGTTTATAGAAAAAAACTTAAACGGCGATCTATCTGATACGGTTATCATAGTAGCAACAAGCGATGATAGCCCTCTTATGAGAAAATACGGAGCATTTTGCGCTATGAGCGTAGCAGAATACTTTAAAAGTAGCGGAAGAGACGTGCTATTTATAATGGACAGCGTTACTAGATTTGCTATGGCTCAAAGAGAGATCGGACTTGCTTTAGGAGAACCTCCAACAAGTAAAGGCTATCCACCAAGCGTATTAACTATACTTCCGCAACTTATGGAAAGAGCAGGAAAAGAGGAAGGAAAAGGCAGCATAACCGCGTTTTTTACTGTTTTGGTTGAAGGGGACGATATGAGTGATCCTATAGCAGATCAAAGCAGAAGCATACTTGATGGGCATATCGTATTAAGCAGAGAATTAACTGATTTTGGAATTTATCCACCTATAAATATCTTAAACTCAGCAAGCCGCGTTATGGGAGATGTGACTTCAAAAGAACATAGAGCCAATGCTTCTAAATTTAAAAGACTATTTTCAATGCTCAAAGAAAACGAAGTACTGATAAGGATAGGAGCGTATCAAAAAGGTATAGACAAAGAATTAGACAGCGCAATATCAAAAAAAGGATTTATGGAGGAATTTATGAAACAAAATCCTACAGAAGGTTTTAAATTTGAAGATACGATTAAAATGCTTGAAGGGATAAAATGA
- the folE gene encoding GTP cyclohydrolase I (Pfam match to PF01227.18 GTP_cyclohydroI), which translates to MFDQNRKAEFEKCVKTMLEILGENPDREGLLNTPKRVAKAYEFITSGYWQDPKDVLNDAMFDSSNNEMVLLKDIEFYSICEHHLLPIIGRAHVAYIPDGKVVGLSKIPRMVNIYARRLQIQEQMTEQIAQALQDAISPKGVGVVIEARHMCIEMRGVEKINSTTTTSALRGMFIKNAETRKEFFDLINSPKVVKF; encoded by the coding sequence ATGTTTGATCAAAATAGAAAAGCCGAATTTGAAAAATGTGTCAAAACAATGCTAGAAATTTTAGGTGAAAATCCAGATAGAGAAGGACTTTTAAATACTCCAAAAAGAGTTGCAAAAGCTTATGAATTCATTACAAGCGGATATTGGCAAGATCCAAAAGATGTTTTGAATGATGCAATGTTTGATAGTAGCAACAATGAAATGGTTCTGCTAAAAGATATCGAATTTTACAGCATTTGTGAGCATCATCTTCTTCCTATTATCGGTAGAGCTCACGTCGCTTATATACCAGATGGGAAAGTTGTAGGACTTAGCAAAATTCCAAGAATGGTAAATATATACGCAAGGCGTCTGCAAATTCAAGAGCAAATGACGGAGCAAATCGCTCAAGCTCTTCAAGATGCCATAAGCCCAAAAGGCGTTGGAGTAGTAATCGAAGCAAGGCATATGTGCATAGAAATGAGAGGAGTAGAAAAGATAAACTCTACAACAACTACATCGGCACTAAGAGGTATGTTTATAAAAAATGCAGAAACTAGAAAAGAGTTTTTTGATCTCATCAATTCTCCAAAAGTGGTAAAATTTTGA
- the iscS gene encoding cysteine desulfurase/aminotransferase (IscS/NifS) (Pfam match to PF00266.15 Aminotran_5) has translation MKVYLDNNATTMVDPEALELMLPFLGEKFGNPNSLHSYGSQTHPALRTAMDQLYAGINAKDSDDIIVTSCATESNNWVLKGIYIDKILKGDKKRIVTTTVEHPAIGATCSFLENLGVEITKIDVNNEGVITPDDLKRVMGDDVALVTVMWANNETGMIFPIKELAKIAHEYGALFHTDAVQAIGKIAVDVQDANVDFLSFSAHKFHGPKGVGGLFIKNSMQLTSLLHGGEHMGGRRSGTLNVAGIVAMGKALENANKFLKYEESHVRRLRDKLEDALLELPEVTVVGKKDSRVPNTILASIKGVEGEAMLWDLNQVGIAASTGSACASEDLESNPIMEAIGADSELAHTALRLSLSRFNTEEQIDYAIDKIKNAVHRLRSISSSYAYAPEWHKSGL, from the coding sequence TTGAAAGTTTATTTAGATAATAACGCAACGACTATGGTAGATCCTGAAGCTTTGGAGCTTATGCTACCGTTTTTAGGTGAAAAATTTGGTAATCCAAACTCACTTCACTCATATGGAAGTCAAACTCATCCAGCCTTAAGAACTGCTATGGATCAACTATATGCGGGCATAAACGCAAAAGATAGCGATGATATCATAGTTACTAGTTGCGCAACTGAGAGCAATAACTGGGTTTTAAAAGGTATCTATATAGATAAAATATTAAAAGGGGATAAAAAACGCATAGTAACAACTACTGTAGAACATCCTGCTATAGGTGCAACCTGCTCGTTTTTAGAAAATCTTGGTGTAGAAATTACAAAAATAGATGTAAATAACGAAGGCGTCATTACTCCTGATGATTTAAAAAGAGTTATGGGAGATGACGTAGCTTTAGTTACAGTAATGTGGGCAAACAACGAAACAGGTATGATATTTCCTATAAAAGAACTTGCTAAAATAGCTCATGAGTATGGAGCACTTTTTCATACGGATGCAGTTCAAGCAATAGGAAAAATAGCAGTTGATGTACAAGATGCAAACGTAGATTTTCTAAGCTTTTCTGCACATAAATTCCATGGACCTAAAGGAGTTGGAGGGCTATTTATAAAAAATAGTATGCAGCTAACAAGCTTACTTCATGGCGGTGAGCATATGGGTGGTAGAAGAAGCGGGACTTTAAACGTAGCTGGCATAGTAGCTATGGGAAAAGCACTAGAAAATGCAAATAAATTTTTAAAATACGAAGAGAGCCACGTAAGAAGATTAAGAGATAAGCTAGAAGACGCTCTTTTAGAACTTCCTGAAGTGACGGTTGTAGGCAAAAAAGATAGCAGAGTGCCAAATACAATCCTAGCTTCTATAAAAGGAGTGGAAGGAGAAGCTATGCTTTGGGATCTAAATCAAGTAGGCATCGCAGCAAGTACTGGTTCAGCATGTGCTAGTGAAGATCTTGAGAGCAATCCTATAATGGAAGCCATAGGCGCAGATAGCGAACTAGCTCATACTGCTCTTAGACTCTCATTATCAAGATTTAACACTGAAGAGCAGATAGATTACGCTATAGATAAGATAAAAAACGCTGTGCATAGATTAAGAAGTATTTCTAGTAGCTATGCTTACGCACCAGAGTGGCATAAATCTGGATTATAA
- a CDS encoding putative protein, putative diguanylate cyclase (Pfam match to PF00990.17 GGDEF), translated as MVKLRDDKDVPPNIVQQNQITRSVAERSREEVVKVKNSDKNDEAAVDLNKFSQAVLKQLSDDNIQATPENFDIYFRKLLESKSSSFQKKVLELIDYDKDDVLEKQALIEKEIKLGFGQIKNMLQVITLIYKNLVIMKGIVKKRLEETKVNANPLEVQAAIKSFSDELDKLNALMERHLDVIKNSYEDVNRIFKNVEEQSIYDSKFGVYNKKYFLKVLEDELDHVKRYNYNVSVMLIHVKDSVLNNIPSLKDKNGILRNIAKILLKTSRRSDIVAHYGDGYFGMIMKHTDIEGAKKACDRVGQMLYQTTFFIAEDEIDMDIEISVAALNLKHSVEETLSKALDGLAKSGKRAKLYEVAEGN; from the coding sequence GTGGTTAAGTTAAGAGATGATAAAGATGTTCCGCCAAATATAGTTCAACAAAATCAGATAACTAGATCTGTTGCTGAGAGAAGTCGCGAAGAAGTAGTAAAAGTAAAAAATTCAGATAAAAATGATGAAGCAGCCGTTGATTTAAATAAATTTTCACAAGCTGTTTTAAAGCAGTTAAGCGATGACAATATCCAAGCAACTCCTGAAAATTTTGATATATATTTTAGAAAGCTTTTAGAGTCTAAGTCCTCCTCATTTCAAAAAAAAGTTTTAGAACTTATAGATTATGATAAAGATGATGTGTTAGAGAAGCAAGCTTTGATCGAAAAAGAGATCAAATTAGGCTTTGGTCAGATTAAAAATATGCTTCAAGTTATCACTCTTATATACAAAAATTTAGTTATTATGAAAGGTATAGTCAAAAAAAGACTAGAAGAGACAAAGGTAAATGCAAATCCACTTGAGGTACAAGCTGCCATAAAGTCATTTAGCGACGAATTAGACAAGCTAAATGCTCTTATGGAGAGGCATTTAGATGTTATCAAAAATAGCTATGAAGATGTAAATCGTATATTTAAAAACGTAGAAGAGCAGTCTATCTATGATTCTAAATTTGGAGTGTATAATAAAAAATATTTCTTAAAAGTACTAGAAGACGAGCTTGATCATGTAAAAAGATATAACTATAATGTAAGTGTTATGCTGATACATGTAAAAGACAGTGTTTTGAACAATATACCTAGTTTGAAAGACAAAAACGGAATACTAAGAAATATAGCTAAAATTTTGCTAAAAACTTCAAGAAGAAGCGATATCGTAGCGCATTATGGTGATGGATATTTTGGTATGATAATGAAACATACTGATATAGAAGGTGCTAAAAAAGCTTGCGATAGAGTAGGTCAAATGCTTTACCAAACTACATTTTTTATAGCCGAAGATGAGATAGATATGGATATTGAGATATCTGTAGCGGCGTTAAATTTAAAACATAGTGTAGAAGAGACACTTTCAAAAGCTCTTGATGGACTAGCAAAAAGTGGAAAAAGAGCTAAGTTGTATGAGGTTGCAGAAGGAAACTAG